ATGGAAAATAATCAGTACATGCCGTTATTGTAGAAAGTTACTTGCTGTTTTTGTTCTCCTCCGTGTAATTTGTTAAAGCCTTTTCTGTCAGAAGTAGCTAAGCACAAATACACTAGCACTAGCAGGTGAAATGGCGGACGTGTTCGCCTTTCATCCCCTGCAGGAACGTCAGTTTATTTCTCACCTTTGGCAAACGGTGTAGCAAAATCAATTTCATATTCCAAATATACTGATAAATGGATCGCATAATATCCATTCCTTGGAGTCAAAATTAAGCCGCatggaaattttcaaagtatttgcagaatcgagcaccacttgtctatatacaaaatacttccgtgtcttattaaagaatccttcgatgattgattttaggaaaaaaaatgtatgtcttttttctaATGTAAGTGGTCCACATTTGCTAGAATGAGGCGCAACGCCCTAAGATTCACCAAAAAGGGTCAGGCCATGTGAAAAAgagctgtaatgataaaaatctatataaaaaataaagaatgaatatagaaattcaaaactgCACACCTAGAAGAACGAAATACCTATACTTAAAGGTAATGCtttacacagaagaagaaaatggtatgcgccttgcgtgtactgtacattaagtggCTGAGGGTTAACTAAGGCACGTGCGTACTTTTTTAAGCAGAGAGCAAATGAGTCTGTGAGGTCGGAGGGCTTTGTGGGAGTTTTACGTTTGTATCTGAAACTCTAAAGCAAGTGAACTGCAATTTGTAGGTGTGTGCTTTTGCGCGAAATTGATTAGGCTTCTATCAGACTTTTGCAAAGCAGCCCTTTGTTGCTGGTGGTTAGCATTTTCTCAGTGAAAGCAATTAGCTGCATGTTACAGGCCAGCTGCGCAACCCTATTATTCCTCGTACACCGTGAAGAAGAGCGAAGCTAGCTTCGAGACAGCACTCGCAAGCCAGACTTCGCCGGACGCGGTGGCGCGTGTCTGAAATCCTGGCTTCTCGGGAGGCTGAGGTTGAAGGATCGCTTGAGCTCAGGAGCCCTGGTCGTAGCCTGTGTCGATCGGGTGTCCGAGCTAAGTTCGGCATCGATATGGTGCTCCTGGGGAGCCCGGGGCTGCCAGGTCGTTTAGGAGGGCGAACCGGCCCAGGTCGGAAACAGAGCAGGTCAAAGTCCCCGTGTCGGTCAGTAGCGGGATCGCGCCCGTGAGCAGGCGCTGTGACTCAGCCTGAGTAAGAGCGGACGCAGCCTCTAAATTTTCGTCTTTTTTCCCTTGAATCGATCTTCAACAATGTTCATTGTCtgtagaaaataatgcagaattttccccggtaaacggcttgttgtctgttaagcaattccacgtgaaagatttcgcaatttacacttgaagaattatacctgtaaatttttgcgtgcactctgatcctgtactcgttcaagaatacaatatgagaagaaaatgtgccgaatttaccttttaaaactcctatctaccaggtatctgagcttgtaagcaggcagaattcgtgaaagggaacgtatttttccattcttccctgttttaccccagggcaacatcccaaatattgttttcagtgaagttgatttactgatgtaaccgtgagaatatttcaatttcaactacgaatttttcgaattaaggagtttatgcctcgagtctaggaagctaggcatgaacaatattacctatcaatatgcatgcatttacgtttctatcaacgtatgtatggaaagaaatatggaaagatctttggattccttgcattgtgtgttttttaatggtgtttaaccaatggcagcagcattgcgaactgtctgaaaacgattttctagggagcagtgtttgtgtgtgttgatttgtcagtaaatatgacctgtcgatggaaaattactttcaacgttggtgagaatgtttccttaagcaaagacagcaaaggtaaaggaaaatgtgttttaattgttagagaaagtaatcattactagagatgtcaaagtccgtcagtcattgtccaacccgctacatatcctaacacagggtcacggggtctgctagagccaatcccagccagcacagggatcaaggcaggaacaaacccgggcagggcgccagcccaccgcagaaagaacagacaatgtctcagaaattgtaaacgagatttcattatgttatgaaaaaacttcaacattgaaatatttattcttgtaaatagaaaaggcactagagtgttattggaggtatgtggaagagattgacaaaagtcgacaaggtcgacagcataatatctgttctaaaggtaaagtcaagaaatgaagaactagctaaactgcaaatcatccaagcacatgtttaaatttcaagcaccagagttttgaattttttttcattcctgccctattcttaacatgaacgaatgttaatatgagaagagcaatgagcactcattcgttctgaatactcagttgaacgtagcagcactgtcagagagctgcagccttgcagcagtcatcaagcaaaagaaggaaaaactggacaaggcacaagatcatatctcagcaaatgcacacactcacttaaGTCAATTTGGCTACGTCAATTCACAAAAACTTAATGTGCATGGACTGGGAGGATACCCACAGGTACAAGGATTGAACACGGATATTCCTTGCAAGCAGAAAACCAGAAGGCCAGCTCCTGTCTCTCTTATTTGAAGTGGCACAGATAGCCAGTGCTCCACCATTCCAACACAGAGGAAGATCAAATAAGTGCATGTTGTAGTTGGGAGGACAGAGGGTTCGACCCTGCTGACTGAGAGCTCCTGGTTTGTGGGCGAGTAGGAAACCTAGCTTCACcgtcagaaaatattattgtgtttttctccaggcacacagtttctttcttttactttttttcattttgttgctgtttgttttctctgttttgaaaaatCTTGCCGCTAAGGTACTTCGGCAACTCCATACAGGATGAGCACTCCATGCGGGCACAGAGCgttccttcttgaccactgctggaaaattcatttctggacaccatgatcccaagatgaattaatcacgagaatttttagtagtgccgatttctttagtcatggatacaatgtactatcaactgtagtttctttCATCTAGTCCCTTAACCCGGAGCCAGACCTTCGGCATCTCTTTCgtacatttcccttttttatgaacccatttcagggatgttactagtggagctgctgctgttggtaggggctggggtttactgggtgatttggtcctctcttactgcattgtccacaccgatcttaccatgcatataggagcccagcacaatatatcaaataccagatatactatttctcaactcggaagaatttaacactgaactcatttgtgaattggaaaatacatatgttccttctagccgactgatccagttttcattaatatcacagggatggctctgcaaatacctacaattttacacttaaggggaaagaaacagcttgcatggagatgacaagtctgcaaattaaactctttgaaaattgttaatgattaatttgatgagtaaatgaaaataatgcaaattatcattggaagtttttcatcacggtggcacagtggtagcgctgctgcctcgcgagttaggagacccgggttcttcCGGGTCCttcgtgtggagtttgcatgttctcccgtgtctgcgtgggttccctcctggtgctccgttttttcccacagtccaaagacatggaagttagGTGCAGGCGATTCTCAATTGctcggtgtgtgtcctgtggtgggctggcaaaatgcctggggtttgtttcctgccttctgacctgtgttggctgggattggctccagcagaccaccgtgaccctgtagttaggatatagcgggatgaattttttatcacatcatgttttaatacaaaaccaTAAGGAACTCAATGAAAATTGATGAAAACTCtcacattttaatgtttgcaatactgtttcaaaataattgatcatgaaaatgttctgtcaatgtttcaaattctgtatgtaaattcaagaaAAATACCTGTTTGTTTTCAAGGACTTAACATTTCCATGGTATTCTTACAGAAATTTTCACTTTCCTCTTCACTGTGTCTGTTCCATGATTTCCaagcaaatgttttaaatgtgaattGAAGAAGTGAAACTTTGACTATCATGATTTCACCCAATTCTTCTGagttaatcaaaacatttttcacaatttgtttctAATGAAGATTTTTATTGTTACCTAAACACATAAATTACTACTCTGAATGATACAGAACCCTCTTCTTCCAGATCATTTATCTCACCAGCACATATGCATCAGCAAAGAGTTTCCCAAATTTCAGGTCCGGTACAACTGATTTTGTTCAATTCAGCCTCAGCCAAACTGAGAAACTTTCTGTGTAAACATTTAAAGGAAGCTTCCATTTCTGATTGAGCTTTGAGAAAACAACTTCATTAAACAACCCTTAAACATATGTTCCACCACGGTACGTCTGAGAAAATTACATGCAGCAAGCTGTAGCAACTTGCCATTCCTTCTGAATCTAATGTGAATTTTTAGCTCTGCTGTCATACTCACATACAAAACATGGCAATATTTGCAATGATTGTCAAAATGATCTAAAATCACATGAAATATGTAATACACATTTTGCAATGAATCTCAGAGCTATAATTTCATGATCTTCTATTGCCCTCATAGCAAAATATCTAAAGGGAGGCTTTcggagatttttttaaaattattattcctGTGCACGTTGCAAGGTAATAACATCTGCCAGGTAAAGAAAGTTTTCTCTGCTCTTATTCTTTTATACCTTATTGAATTTGCTACCCTACAACAGGCGAAAAGAGAAACGTAATATTAGAGCAAACTTGAACTCAGTGATGGTGAAGGATAACAGTTCCAATCAGTTCCACTAACCCCccacacaatcaatcaatcaatcgatgaAATAATGTGTACAGAAGCAAGAGTGATTGTTTCATAGTTTTACTGAAAGTGTAAGGGATACCTCCTGTGCTGCTGGAATTCATATATGTGGCGAACAGAAATAATGAATGACTACCTCCATTCTCATCATGGAAAATAATCAGTACATGCCGTTATTGTACAAAGTTGCTTGCTGTTTTTGTTCTCCTCCGTGTAATTTGTTAAAGCCTTTTCTGTCAGAAGTAGCTAAGCACAAATACACTAGCACTAGCAGGGTGAAATGGCGCCCATCCCAGGAACGTCAGTTTATTTCTCACCTTTGGCAAACGGTGTAGCAAAATCAATTTCATATTCCAAATATACTGATAAATGGATCGCATAATATCCATTCCTTGGAGTCAAAATTAAGCCGCatggaaattttcaaagtatttgcagaatcgagcaccacttgtctatatacaaaatacttccgtgtcttattaaagaatccttcgatgattgattttagggaaaaaatgtatgtcttttttttctaatgtaagtggtccacatttgctagaatcaggcgcaacgcctaaggattcaccaaaaaagggtcaggccatgtgaaaaaagagctgtaatgataaaaatctatataaaaagaatgaatatagaaattcaaaactgtaaacacctcagaagaacAAATACCTATACTTAAAGGTACACTGTAAAATAAGCAGTGTTAACATAACACTTAAAGAGTTATTTTTAACACTTCTTTGGAGCACATATGGTCCCAATCCATCGAGAGTAAAAATAACACTGACTGTAGTGTAGAacttatagtgtaaataaagcacCATAAAGTGTTAAAAAACAGCACTGAGAGAGTATTTATTTACACTTGTTATTGTACTATAAGTTTAACACTGTGGGGCAACGTAACACCTCTGGTGTTATTTTTTACTTAGATTACTCTGTTAAGTGTTATTCATAGTGTTCTTATTTGGTGCAAAATATGTATTAACAAATAcattctaatatttaaaaaattctttacaCAGATGTaaacattcaaatgtttatttacaaaatgggcAAAGTGGCTAATTTAAAACATGTACAGTTCCATGTCataaaattacatataaaatgataaaatataaaaacataaatcttgaaataaaacctgcattGACAGCTAAGTGTTAACAAGACTGCAGTAAGGTACAACAAACCAAAAGAAATTATCAGACCCATAAGACATTTGCATATCAAAAGGTTTGTAATAAATTAGTTCAGTGACATTGAACACTTTCAAGGATTCAGTGTCTTGGTTCAATTCTGTAGGCATAACGATGATCATCAAAGCAAACAGTTTTGAGCGGTGATGCAACCAGTACCACAAATTCATTTCTAACAACAATATCTTTGATTTTATAAAACACTGGCAAATCAATGTCTACTTCACCACAAATAATTAAACCAGAACGGTATTCAGTTCCATTATGCTTCACCCATTTAACTGAGAGAACATATGTTTGAGGAGGAATATTCAACTTGGACGCAATTTGGTCATTTTCACTTAAGTCACAGAGAGAAACCGTCTTTCCTGGTCCAAGCACTATTCTGTCATGATTGAAGGTTGTTTGTATGAAGGTGTACATGTTGTGAAGCACCTTATTGTACGAGGCACCAAACACAAAGTGGGCTTTGAATAGTTCATCAAAGGCAGCAAGACCACTCACTGACTTGCATGGTATGGCTTTTTTGTCGAGGATGATGTAGTATCCATGAATGCTGCTTTTCTTTGTCCCGACAGCAAGCAGGTAGGGCTGGGTGCTCTCCTTAATTGAATCAAGATGTTCCTGTATGTTAGTCCCtgcctaaaaataaaacaaaagacaatccTTAACAACGCTCCAATTGCTTGTTTCTACATTAGTTTTACAATGAATACAACTGGGTTGAAGTTGAAGCAGACAGGTCATACAGAAAATGCCAAATTTACCTTTTTGAAGATCACAATGTATTTCTCAGCTTGAGATGCCGACATTTTCCCAGGTCTCTTGCGACCTTGTGCTGATGGAGGAATTAGGTGAAGTAAAAGAAGAATCAAAGCAAGACCACTACCCCATCCTAAGAGATATGGTTATTTTAGGGGGGAATAAACAATTAGTAAGGTACATAAATATGTTATTAACTTGTTAAAAAACAGCTTACCATCTTCATCTGATTCAGTGTCCACAGCTGATTCTGCACAGTGAATCAGGTCCTGAAGTTCTTGGGAGGAGTTAAGCCCCTTGCTCTGCTGAATGACTTTCTGCATGAATGTAGTTGGCCACCTCTCTAAAAATTTAGCTGCTGTCTTTTTAccaaaaagacaagcaaaatccAACTCAATCTGTAAAACCCaccaaagcagaaaaaaagcaacTAAGTGCAAATTTATTATCTTTACAATAAATAGTCAAACTTTAAATCCCCACAGATATCCTCTATTGTCCTTATTTCACAGAAAAATAATCTAAATCACATTAATAACTCAAATGTTCTTACCAGGCCCTTGATATCCAAATAACGTGGAAATTCAGTTAGCACATCAGTGCATCTGCTTGGGTCATGAATTATCTTGCGACGATACTGAAATGTCTCCCTCATCTTGACCTTTACTGTCGCCTCCTCTGAAGTATGCATCATAAGAGAAACAGCTTCCCTATACTGTTCTTCGGTTAGGATAACTTCTGTGCTGGATGAAGCTTCTCTCTGAGCAGATGGGCCACCACTAAAAGACTGGGGGACACATCTACGGGTCTCTAATGGTGCACTGTTCCTCTGAATGTTCTTAATTTTCCATGACAAGTACCCTTGTCCACTTTGAGGGTCAtaataatgttccttaaaaaaatgtttaaagtaaaacaagACATCCATCTACCACATAATTATttaactaatttaattaattgaCTTACATATCCAAGCTTTGCATATGGATCCCTAAGATATGGAAACATGGCAATGATTCCTTGAGCATACAGTTCTCTTACTTGTTTGGGTGGAGATGAGCTGTAATATTATAGAGAAACAATCATATATGaattgaaatgtaaataattaaatgttattaacttttaaaattcacttttccCAGCAGTtaacacattacactttataaaaTTGCATCAACAAGATGAGAATTTGAGTGTCACAGGCATTTGCTACAGAAGAAATGTCACATTAAATTTTGTCCTGACACCTTTGTAAAAGTGCTCGTTCAccaaaaattcagttttgtatttttccacacctGGAAGATCTTTATAAATTTTTGATTGCATCCAAGAGCTTTCTAAACCCCTATAAACAGAAACGTGACTACAACTTTCAAGATCCGTGTCTTGCATGACCCATGTAATGTAGTATAACCATTGTGATAATATTCCATGTGGCTATAGTGGTTCAACCTAAACTTCATGAAACTTTAAATCCTTAGTGTGTGTAAAAACAgactattaatattgttattttttgcacAAACTACTTTTCTTGCTCTATAAGAACCATTATAGTCATTCTTGGCCCTTGAAGTGGCAGTTGTTTTTCCTGTCTATGAGGGTGACTTTATCACAAATATGttcatttgttttctgaacaTGAGAAAGATCTTACTCTGTGGAATGACACAGAGTTGAGTAATTAATGAAAGAATTAGCATTTTCATTGAATTAACCTTTTAATGACCTTAATGATCTTTTAAAAATCATGTCCTTTAACAAATTTTGCTTTGGGCTAGGAAATCATGACCACTGGAAtaaagaatacttaaaatacaagtTACCTGTGCTTTTCAGTCATATCTGCAGTAAGAATATTGACCATCTTTCTCCTGTTGCTGTCAGACAAGCATTTGGTTTTGTTGTACTCTCTGATGATTCCATCCCCACCAGGTTTAGTCTGCAGAATTTTTTTGACCATCTGCAAAGTTACAAAGCACAATAAACAACCCATGTCAGAAAACATTCTGTGAACATGATTGTGTAGTCACATTGTGATTCTGCACCTGGATCAAATCTCCAACGCATGAATTTGGTAAACTCGACTTAACTTTTGCACTTTAGTTTCATGCATTAACACAAATGACACAGTGTGATATTGTCAGAAATCAGAAAGGCACTTTcttcaaaatgttaatttctttaaaacataatttaaaaaataagtgactaaattctaaattttactgaataacatccaaggcacagacacacactcacaatTCCTGCTTCATCTTCAGCTCTCCTCTTTCTTGTAGGGCTGTCATCACTTAGAAGAATGGTGTCATCAGATTCATTGCTTGAAATCTCAGCTGAGCTTTCTTCACTTGGCACTGGAGGAACATGGGTCAATTCTGTTGACCAAGAATTAAAAAACCTTAGTTTTAGTCGAGTTAATTTGACTGTTAATTTGACAAACAACTGTTAAACCTTGGTACTGCTaacaaacttttttaaatttacaaaattaaatacccGTTTGCGATCGCAACGTTATATGAATTGTGTTTCCTAAAAACATGTTTACACATGGCTGTAAATGTGTGCATGGGTGTGATCTTAGACCCAGACGCGGTGGTAAAAGTTGTATATTAAGTCACACTTAACAAGCGGATTGCATGCGCCTGTCAACAAGGATCGACAAGATATGAGGCAGGTCGAAAAATCGTCCGATTGCGATTTTTGGCCGTTCATTTGGTGCATCTCGAGCTATTTAATTCCCTGTCAAGTCATGCCATTAGCCGTTGTGCTAATCCCATCAAGGGCTTTGGTCCAGCGCTCACGCTAAAAGACACTAGATGCGCTTGCTTAATAAATAAACTGTCATGATTCACACCCTGTCTACCGTCTTTTTCCCCACGCTGTCACTTCTCCTCACGTGCTCATGTTTTCCCTAGCCCGTCATGTGCATTTCTCACACCTCCGTTTCCGCCCGCCTGCTCACCGGTTTCTCATTTTCGTGATTAATCCAGCATTTAAGCACGCCATGCGTGGCTCTAACTGCTGgattatttattgtatgtttCGTGCCTCGATTTTCTCACGTTTGTTTTTCCTTATGATTTCACGTTGCCAAGCTCGCTTTGTTTCGTTTTCGCGTCTCGGACTTAACGCCTCGCTCTTTGATCTGCCGGTTCTCGAATCTCCGCTCTCCCTTTTGACTACGTCTTCCGCCTTTGTTTTTTGCTCTGAAGTTTCACCGCCTGACATTTGAGCGCCGACCTCGCTTCGCTCTCCGACTTTGCTCCCTCCAACTCTGGATGGAGTTCCACCGCCCGTGACACAAATGATGGAAAAGCAGTGCAGCTCAACCTTTAtacaaattaatttacaaaataaacttaatatttGACTTCCCAATCACAGTcaatatgcaaatacattttaattaagtttaattaTGCCTTAAGGCATGATATTTTGATACTCCCGGACATTTGCAAAGCACAAACAACCACGTCACTTGCCAATGCTCAACTACGTACATTTTGACGATATACATTACCATTTGAAGAATCTGGCAATAGTATCTGGAAAACGCCCAAATTTGGTTGCTTCAGAATGTCCTCAAAGACGTCTTCGTCTATTTCAGTGCCAGACTCATCATAAAGCCTGGCCTCGGGCCTATTGGAGACACTGATGCGAACTTCACGAAGGCTGTAAACGAACCAAAATAAGATTCAATTGAGTGGCAAACGCCACCGACATTGTCAGcttaatgcttatttttttatataattacaaaTGCAATTACCTTCATCCAGAAAATCGGAAAGTTTCAAATCGCTGTGAGAAACTTTCACATACTTCTGTTCACTTCTGAACTTAACTTTGACAAGCATCTTCACTCCTAACAAAGTATTTAGTGagtacttaaaatatatatattttaagtatagaaagata
This sequence is a window from Polypterus senegalus isolate Bchr_013 unplaced genomic scaffold, ASM1683550v1 scaffold_6960, whole genome shotgun sequence. Protein-coding genes within it:
- the LOC120519927 gene encoding uncharacterized protein LOC120519927 codes for the protein MPAASLREVRISVSNRPEARLYDESGTEIDEDVFEDILKQPNLGVFQILLPDSSNELTHVPPVPSEESSAEISSNESDDTILLSDDSPTRKRRAEDEAGIMVKKILQTKPGGDGIIREYNKTKCLSDSNRRKMVNILTADMTEKHSSSPPKQVRELYAQGIIAMFPYLRDPYAKLGYEHYYDPQSGQGYLSWKIKNIQRNSAPLETRRCVPQSFSGGPSAQREASSSTEVILTEEQYREAVSLMMHTSEEATVKVKMRETFQYRRKIIHDPSRCTDVLTEFPRYLDIKGLIELDFACLFGKKTAAKFLERWPTTFMQKVIQQSKGLNSSQELQDLIHCAESAVDTESDEDGWGSGLALILLLLHLIPPSAQGRKRPGKMSASQAEKYIVIFKKAGTNIQEHLDSIKESTQPYLLAVGTKKSSIHGYYIILDKKAIPCKSVSGLAAFDELFKAHFVFGASYNKVLHNMYTFIQTTFNHDRIVLGPGKTVSLCDLSENDQIASKLNIPPQTYVLSVKWVKHNGTEYRSGLIICGEVDIDLPVFYKIKDIVVRNEFVVLVASPLKTVCFDDHRYAYRIEPRH